The following are from one region of the Achromobacter xylosoxidans genome:
- a CDS encoding group III truncated hemoglobin, whose product MNSTADICTEAEIRDLVHAFYGKARADAQLGPVFNSQVHDWDEHLATLSDFWSAVLLGTRRFTGMPMPKHAAMPHLSAELFERWLALWQETTDALPNRALADAAQEMARRMARSLWYGYQLSRDPNQPLTELRPA is encoded by the coding sequence TTGAACTCGACCGCCGACATCTGCACCGAAGCCGAAATCCGCGACCTGGTGCACGCCTTCTACGGCAAGGCGCGCGCCGACGCGCAGCTGGGCCCGGTCTTCAACAGTCAAGTGCACGACTGGGACGAGCATCTGGCGACCCTGTCGGATTTCTGGTCCGCCGTGCTGCTGGGCACACGCCGCTTCACCGGCATGCCCATGCCCAAGCATGCCGCCATGCCGCATCTCAGCGCGGAACTGTTCGAGCGCTGGCTGGCGCTGTGGCAGGAGACCACCGACGCCCTGCCCAACCGCGCCCTGGCCGACGCGGCACAGGAAATGGCCAGGCGCATGGCGCGCAGCCTGTGGTACGGCTACCAGCTCAGCCGCGATCCCAACCAGCCGCTGACCGAGTTGCGCCCGGCCTGA
- a CDS encoding amidase, with the protein MTIAAPAAAAPLNDIVALPAHALSEAIRKRQVSCREVMAAYLAHIDRVNPKLNAIVARRDSDELLREADERDAQLAAGQWLGWLHGMPQAPKDLTAVRGMVTSMGSLVYKDQVTAHDSIIIERMRASGAIFIGRSNVPEFGLGSHTYNQVYGATGNPYDPSRTAGGSSGGAAAALAARMLPVADGSDFGGSLRNPAAFCNVYGMRPSAGRVPYGPSTEVFLKQLAFEGPMGRTPRDVAMLLSVMAGPDRRVPLSLTGDPAQFAQPLDADLRGKRVGWLGDWNGYLPMEAGILELCEQALADLAQTGCVAVDYRVPFAGERLWRIWLAHRHLMVGGQLHPLVQNPETRKLVKPAVVWEVEGLEGMTARQVYQATEERSAWYQTVLRMFEDVDYLAVPSAQVFPFDAALDWPKEIAGRPMDTYHRWMETVTPWTLAGCPVISVPVGFNAAGLPMGMQLIGPPQADLAVLQLAHAYGQARDWVQSRPPATLWSGAA; encoded by the coding sequence ATGACCATTGCCGCCCCGGCCGCAGCCGCCCCATTGAACGACATCGTGGCGCTGCCCGCGCACGCGCTGTCCGAGGCGATCCGCAAGCGTCAGGTGTCTTGCCGCGAGGTCATGGCGGCCTATCTGGCGCACATCGACCGGGTCAATCCCAAGCTCAACGCCATCGTTGCGCGGCGCGACAGCGACGAACTGCTGCGCGAAGCCGATGAGCGCGACGCCCAACTGGCCGCGGGACAGTGGCTGGGCTGGCTGCATGGCATGCCGCAGGCGCCCAAGGACCTGACCGCGGTGCGCGGCATGGTCACGTCCATGGGCTCGCTGGTCTACAAGGATCAGGTCACGGCGCATGACTCCATCATCATCGAACGCATGCGCGCGTCCGGCGCCATCTTCATCGGCCGCAGCAACGTGCCGGAGTTCGGCTTGGGCTCGCACACCTATAACCAGGTGTATGGCGCCACCGGCAACCCCTACGATCCTTCCCGGACAGCGGGCGGCAGCAGCGGCGGGGCGGCGGCTGCGCTGGCGGCGCGCATGTTGCCGGTGGCGGACGGCAGCGATTTCGGCGGCTCGTTGCGCAATCCCGCGGCGTTCTGCAACGTCTACGGCATGCGTCCGTCCGCCGGCCGGGTGCCTTACGGGCCATCGACCGAGGTGTTCCTCAAGCAGCTCGCGTTTGAGGGGCCGATGGGCCGCACGCCGCGCGACGTGGCCATGCTGCTGTCCGTGATGGCCGGCCCCGATCGCCGCGTGCCGTTGTCCCTGACCGGCGACCCGGCGCAGTTCGCCCAGCCGCTGGACGCCGACCTGCGCGGCAAGCGCGTGGGCTGGCTGGGCGACTGGAATGGCTATCTGCCGATGGAGGCGGGCATTCTGGAACTGTGCGAGCAGGCGCTGGCCGACCTGGCGCAGACCGGCTGCGTAGCGGTCGACTACCGGGTGCCATTCGCCGGCGAGCGCCTCTGGCGCATCTGGCTGGCCCACCGCCACCTGATGGTGGGCGGACAACTGCACCCCCTGGTCCAGAATCCCGAAACCCGCAAGCTGGTGAAGCCCGCCGTGGTCTGGGAGGTCGAAGGGCTGGAAGGCATGACGGCGCGGCAGGTTTACCAGGCCACGGAAGAGCGTAGCGCCTGGTATCAGACCGTGCTGCGCATGTTCGAGGACGTGGATTATCTGGCGGTGCCGTCGGCCCAGGTGTTCCCCTTCGACGCGGCGCTGGACTGGCCCAAGGAGATCGCCGGGCGTCCCATGGACACTTATCACCGCTGGATGGAGACCGTTACGCCCTGGACGCTGGCGGGCTGCCCGGTGATCAGCGTGCCGGTGGGATTCAACGCCGCCGGGCTGCCCATGGGCATGCAGCTTATCGGGCCGCCGCAGGCCGACCTGGCCGTGCTGCAGCTTGCGCACGCCTACGGGCAGGCGCGCGACTGGGTGCAATCCCGCCCGCCCGCGACGCTCTGGAGCGGCGCCGCCTGA
- a CDS encoding methyl-accepting chemotaxis protein, which translates to MKNLTLRQRILASFLAILAIMALMVVMDYRRLLVIESEVELINNDAVPGIYYSTSIRASWFAGFVLVQDAFNMETEQERSSILAGLPETDKLLAEHTEQYRRTIARDDDRQMFEEFEKELQEYRRIRANILAPATLADPARAQGLIKAELRPAFYKGRDILARMVLENKKQADEAAVAIKQSVSSAETRMLLSLGLAIVAAIICGILLMRAIANPMRAIVKTLEATGGGDLTRRLTLARKDEFNAIETGFNGMVDELTGLVGKTQRSAVQVATSVTEIAATSKQQQATASEVAATTTEIGVTSREISATSRELVRTMAEVSGAAEQTAALAGSGQVGLARMEDTMRNVVGAAGSVNAKLAILNEKAGNITQVVTTITKVADQTNLLSLNAAIEAEKAGEYGRGFVVVATEIRRLADQTAVATYDIEQMVREIQSSVSAGVMGMDKFSEEVRRGMADMQQVGDQLSQIIQQVQTLAPRVQMVNEGMQAQATGAEQINQALQQLSDAAQQTVESLRQSTLAIEELTLVANDLRSGVSRFKV; encoded by the coding sequence ATGAAGAATCTGACACTACGCCAGCGCATCCTGGCCAGCTTCCTGGCGATTCTGGCCATCATGGCGTTGATGGTGGTGATGGATTACCGGCGCCTGCTGGTCATCGAGTCCGAAGTCGAGCTGATCAATAACGATGCCGTGCCCGGCATCTACTACAGCACCTCGATCCGCGCCTCCTGGTTCGCCGGTTTCGTGCTGGTCCAGGATGCCTTCAACATGGAGACGGAGCAGGAACGCAGCAGCATCCTGGCGGGTCTGCCCGAAACCGACAAGCTGCTGGCGGAACACACTGAACAGTACCGCCGCACCATCGCGCGCGACGATGACCGGCAGATGTTCGAGGAGTTCGAGAAAGAACTGCAGGAGTACAGGCGCATTCGCGCCAACATTCTTGCACCCGCCACGCTGGCGGACCCGGCGCGGGCGCAGGGGCTGATCAAGGCCGAACTGCGGCCGGCGTTCTACAAGGGCCGCGACATCCTCGCCAGGATGGTGCTGGAAAACAAGAAACAGGCCGATGAAGCGGCCGTCGCCATCAAGCAATCGGTGAGCAGCGCCGAAACTCGCATGCTGCTGTCGCTGGGCCTGGCGATCGTGGCCGCCATCATCTGCGGCATCCTGCTGATGCGCGCCATCGCCAATCCCATGCGCGCCATCGTCAAGACGCTGGAGGCCACCGGCGGCGGCGATTTGACGCGGCGCCTGACGCTGGCGCGCAAGGACGAATTCAACGCCATCGAAACCGGCTTCAACGGCATGGTGGACGAGCTGACCGGGCTGGTCGGCAAGACGCAGCGCTCCGCGGTGCAGGTGGCCACTTCCGTTACCGAGATCGCGGCCACCTCCAAGCAGCAGCAGGCGACGGCTTCCGAAGTCGCCGCCACCACCACCGAGATCGGCGTGACCTCGCGCGAAATTTCCGCGACCTCGCGCGAGCTGGTCCGCACCATGGCCGAAGTCTCCGGCGCCGCCGAGCAGACCGCGGCGCTGGCGGGCAGCGGCCAGGTGGGCCTGGCGCGCATGGAAGACACCATGCGCAACGTGGTCGGCGCGGCCGGTTCGGTCAACGCCAAGCTGGCGATCCTGAACGAGAAAGCCGGCAATATCACACAAGTGGTTACTACCATCACGAAAGTGGCGGACCAGACCAACCTGCTGTCGCTAAACGCGGCGATCGAGGCCGAGAAGGCGGGCGAATACGGCCGCGGCTTCGTGGTGGTGGCGACCGAGATCCGCCGGCTGGCGGACCAGACCGCCGTCGCTACCTACGACATCGAGCAGATGGTGCGCGAGATCCAGTCCTCGGTGTCGGCCGGCGTCATGGGCATGGACAAGTTCTCCGAGGAAGTGCGGCGCGGCATGGCCGACATGCAACAGGTGGGCGACCAGCTGTCGCAGATCATCCAGCAGGTGCAGACGCTGGCGCCGCGCGTGCAGATGGTCAACGAAGGCATGCAGGCGCAGGCCACCGGCGCCGAACAGATCAACCAGGCCTTGCAGCAGCTGAGCGACGCCGCCCAGCAGACCGTGGAATCGCTGCGCCAGTCCACGCTGGCGATCGAGGAACTGACGCTGGTCGCCAACGACCTGCGCAGCGGCGTTTCGCGCTTCAAGGTGTGA
- a CDS encoding chemotaxis protein CheW: protein MVAMAQHAPSAAAGRRLYLLFRIGGDRYALDARDIAEVLGLRQFKQVPGAPAWVAGVMDRRGVAVPVIDMSALAGGGAAAAVTSTRLALVRYQAQAGGPEHLLGLILEQATETVHYDPAAFQSGGLDNPQARYLGAVLGDAGGMVQAVNVDDLLPAPVRALLFPAHADAAGAAREARP, encoded by the coding sequence ATGGTTGCCATGGCGCAGCACGCTCCCTCTGCCGCGGCCGGACGCCGGCTGTACCTGCTGTTCCGCATCGGCGGCGACCGCTATGCGCTGGACGCAAGAGACATTGCCGAGGTGCTGGGCCTGCGCCAGTTCAAGCAGGTGCCGGGCGCGCCCGCGTGGGTGGCCGGCGTGATGGACCGCCGCGGCGTGGCAGTGCCCGTCATCGACATGAGCGCGCTGGCGGGGGGCGGAGCGGCCGCCGCCGTGACCAGCACCCGGCTGGCCCTGGTGCGCTATCAGGCGCAGGCAGGCGGGCCGGAGCATCTGCTGGGACTGATCCTGGAGCAGGCGACCGAAACCGTGCACTACGATCCCGCCGCGTTCCAGTCCGGCGGCCTGGACAATCCGCAGGCGCGCTATCTGGGCGCGGTGCTCGGCGATGCCGGCGGCATGGTGCAGGCCGTCAACGTGGACGACCTGCTGCCCGCCCCGGTGCGGGCGCTGCTGTTTCCCGCCCATGCCGATGCCGCTGGCGCGGCGCGCGAGGCGCGGCCATGA
- a CDS encoding CheR family methyltransferase encodes MMLIDEFSALLKRRMGLDSGSIGKAAVERAVRRRMGMAGIADEQDYLWQVQAAPAEMQQLIEAVIVPETWFFRYPESQTAMAALARARLYAAGAEGRVLRVLSVPCSSGEEPYSIAMALLDAGVPAERFQIDAFDISVRMVEFARRGLYGRNSFRGDDLGYRDRYFSETADGHQLAAQVAAQVRFQAGNLFDPDLLAGVAPYDFVFCRNLLIYFDAATQARAVQVLRSFTREDGVLFVGPAETTLLTGRRLPAVPMARSFAFLAKPLPPLAEPAAPVAARPIVHSWTPPRRPLAQAPEPGLPLAHAPMPAIPAAPVAASAALPDAQASLRHIATLADQGRVQDAMTQCLAHIGAHGASAEALYLQGLLQDAAGDARQAQAAYRKALYLDPTHREALLHLAALVASDGDHEAASRLQARAARGEARRG; translated from the coding sequence ATGATGCTGATCGACGAGTTCAGCGCCTTGCTCAAGCGGCGCATGGGCCTGGATAGCGGCTCCATCGGCAAGGCCGCCGTGGAGCGCGCGGTGCGGCGCAGAATGGGCATGGCCGGCATTGCCGACGAACAGGACTATCTGTGGCAGGTGCAGGCTGCGCCCGCCGAGATGCAGCAGCTGATCGAAGCGGTCATCGTGCCGGAGACCTGGTTTTTTCGTTATCCCGAATCGCAGACGGCCATGGCCGCGCTGGCGCGGGCGCGCCTGTACGCCGCGGGCGCCGAAGGCCGTGTGCTGCGCGTGCTGAGCGTGCCCTGTTCCAGCGGCGAGGAGCCTTACTCCATTGCCATGGCGCTGCTGGACGCCGGCGTGCCCGCCGAACGCTTCCAGATCGACGCCTTCGACATCAGCGTGCGCATGGTCGAGTTCGCGCGGCGCGGCCTGTACGGCCGCAATTCGTTCCGCGGCGATGACCTGGGCTATCGCGACCGTTATTTTTCCGAGACCGCCGACGGCCACCAACTGGCCGCGCAGGTGGCGGCGCAGGTGCGGTTTCAGGCGGGCAACCTGTTCGATCCCGATCTGCTGGCCGGGGTGGCGCCTTATGACTTCGTGTTCTGCCGCAACCTGCTCATCTACTTCGACGCGGCGACGCAGGCCCGCGCGGTGCAGGTGCTGCGCAGCTTCACGCGCGAGGATGGCGTGCTTTTCGTCGGCCCGGCCGAAACCACCTTGCTGACGGGCCGCAGGCTGCCCGCGGTGCCGATGGCGCGTTCGTTCGCCTTTCTGGCCAAGCCGCTGCCGCCGCTCGCGGAGCCTGCCGCGCCGGTGGCTGCGCGGCCCATCGTGCACAGCTGGACGCCGCCCAGGAGGCCGTTGGCCCAGGCGCCGGAGCCAGGCCTGCCCTTGGCGCATGCGCCCATGCCGGCGATACCCGCGGCGCCCGTGGCCGCCTCGGCCGCGTTGCCCGACGCGCAGGCCTCCTTGCGCCATATAGCGACCCTGGCCGACCAGGGCCGGGTGCAGGACGCGATGACGCAGTGCCTGGCGCACATAGGCGCCCACGGCGCGAGCGCCGAGGCCCTGTATCTGCAAGGCCTGCTGCAGGACGCGGCAGGCGATGCGCGCCAGGCGCAAGCGGCCTACCGCAAGGCGCTCTACCTGGATCCGACCCATCGCGAAGCCCTGCTGCACCTGGCCGCGCTGGTGGCGTCGGACGGCGATCACGAAGCGGCCAGCCGCCTGCAGGCGCGCGCGGCGCGCGGGGAGGCGCGACGTGGATGA
- a CDS encoding chemotaxis protein CheW — MMHALSDVDDCWNRIGIRGDKSCAQLAEHVHCRNCPVYAAAAKRILDRLPPQMEEQGAEAAPQERGRLSSLLVFRVHREWLGLPTRALDEVAGSRGILSLPHRRDPAMLGVTNVRGSLTVCVSLARLLGLEAAVEDARERPATARMLILGGAGRAVVVPVDEVEGMHAVDLDGLEPLPATVEGASLKYSRGMARCGGRAVGVLDETLLMQALERSLA, encoded by the coding sequence ATGATGCACGCGCTGTCCGACGTGGACGACTGCTGGAACCGCATCGGCATCCGCGGCGACAAGAGTTGCGCGCAATTGGCCGAGCACGTGCACTGCCGCAACTGTCCGGTCTATGCGGCGGCGGCCAAGCGCATACTTGACCGTCTGCCGCCGCAAATGGAAGAGCAGGGCGCCGAAGCGGCCCCGCAGGAGCGGGGCAGGCTGTCTTCGCTGCTGGTGTTCCGCGTGCACCGCGAATGGCTGGGACTGCCGACCCGCGCGCTGGACGAAGTCGCCGGCAGCCGCGGCATCCTGAGCCTGCCGCACCGCCGTGACCCGGCGATGCTGGGGGTGACCAACGTGCGCGGCTCCCTTACCGTGTGCGTATCGCTGGCGCGCCTGCTGGGCCTGGAGGCCGCGGTCGAGGACGCGCGCGAGCGGCCCGCCACGGCGCGCATGCTGATCCTGGGCGGCGCGGGCCGCGCGGTGGTCGTGCCGGTGGATGAGGTCGAAGGCATGCATGCCGTGGACCTGGACGGGCTGGAGCCCCTGCCCGCGACCGTGGAGGGCGCAAGCCTCAAGTACTCGCGCGGCATGGCCCGCTGCGGCGGACGCGCGGTGGGCGTGTTGGACGAGACCTTGCTGATGCAAGCTTTGGAACGGAGCCTGGCGTGA
- a CDS encoding hybrid sensor histidine kinase/response regulator, with product MNPEQMRDASLLELFQLETRTQVQVLNKGLLALEHDPTSAPQLEACMRAAHSLKGAARIVDLHPAVRIAHAMEDCLVEAREGRLRLQAADIDALLMGADLLQRVATPGAELGSEIDELVARLSNAPHALPAAPAAAPLPKPADFLPPIPVLDEPPATALQRRSSDAGLGEGERVLRVTADTLNKLLGLSSETLVESHWIAPFGASMLRLKRMQAGAVQALDGVRAALAGQALDAQAQAALDDALRIVQQCQQELSQRTSEVDEFGWRMGHLAQRLYDTALACRMRPFGDGVGGMARMVRDVGRALGKQVRLEIEGESTQVDRDILEKLDAPLMHLLRNAVDHGIEMPQDRLAAGKPAEGRIRLSARHAAGMLLIELSDDGAGISLDRLRVEVVQRKLASAETAARLTEAELLEFLFLSGFSTRGEVTEISGRGVGLDVVQTMVRQLRGAVRIQQVTGQGTRFMLEMPLSLSVVRSLLVEVQEEIYAFPLAYVNHALQVRAEDIEQLEGHQHFRFMDRQIGLVSARQILRTGGAAPAAETVCVVLVGDHDRLYGVAVDRYVGERTLVVQPLDPRLGKVQDVMAGALMDDGTPLLILDVEDMLVSVQKLVEGGQLSRVDGAGAAEQARRRKRVLVVDDSLTVRELERKLLLNRGFDVAVAVDGMDGWNMLRSEAFDLVVTDVDMPRMDGIELVSRIKADPKLQGLPVMVVSYKDREEDRRRGLDAGADYYLAKGSFHDDALLDAVEDLIGKART from the coding sequence GTGAATCCGGAACAGATGCGCGACGCCTCGCTTCTGGAATTGTTCCAGCTGGAGACCCGCACCCAGGTGCAGGTGCTGAACAAGGGCCTGCTGGCGCTGGAACACGATCCCACGTCCGCGCCGCAGCTGGAAGCCTGCATGCGCGCGGCGCATTCGCTCAAGGGCGCGGCCCGCATCGTCGATCTGCATCCGGCGGTGCGCATCGCGCACGCCATGGAGGATTGCCTGGTCGAGGCGCGCGAAGGCCGGCTGCGGCTGCAGGCCGCGGACATCGACGCCCTGTTGATGGGCGCGGACCTGTTGCAGCGCGTGGCCACCCCGGGCGCGGAGCTGGGCAGCGAGATCGACGAACTGGTGGCGCGGCTGAGCAATGCGCCGCATGCGCTGCCGGCAGCGCCGGCTGCCGCGCCGCTCCCCAAGCCCGCGGATTTCCTGCCGCCGATTCCGGTCCTGGATGAGCCGCCCGCCACCGCGCTGCAACGGCGCAGCTCGGACGCGGGATTGGGCGAAGGCGAACGCGTGCTGCGCGTGACGGCCGACACCCTCAACAAATTGCTGGGCCTGTCCAGCGAAACCCTGGTGGAGTCGCACTGGATCGCGCCCTTCGGCGCGTCCATGCTGCGTCTGAAGCGCATGCAGGCGGGCGCGGTCCAGGCGCTGGACGGCGTGCGCGCGGCCCTGGCTGGCCAGGCGCTGGACGCGCAGGCGCAAGCCGCGCTGGACGATGCCTTGCGCATCGTCCAGCAATGCCAGCAGGAGCTGTCGCAGCGGACCAGCGAGGTCGACGAATTCGGCTGGCGCATGGGCCACCTGGCCCAGCGTCTGTACGACACCGCGTTGGCCTGCCGCATGCGGCCGTTCGGCGACGGGGTGGGCGGCATGGCGCGCATGGTCCGCGATGTAGGCCGCGCGCTGGGCAAGCAGGTGCGGCTGGAGATCGAAGGCGAATCCACCCAGGTGGATCGCGACATCCTGGAAAAGCTGGATGCGCCGCTGATGCACCTGCTGCGCAACGCAGTGGACCACGGCATCGAGATGCCGCAGGACCGGCTGGCCGCGGGCAAGCCGGCCGAAGGCCGGATCAGGCTGTCGGCGCGCCATGCGGCCGGCATGCTGCTGATCGAACTGAGCGACGACGGCGCCGGCATTTCCTTGGACCGGCTGCGCGTGGAAGTGGTGCAGCGCAAGCTGGCCAGCGCGGAAACCGCGGCCAGGCTGACCGAGGCCGAGCTGCTGGAGTTCCTGTTCCTGTCGGGTTTCAGCACGCGCGGCGAAGTCACGGAGATCTCGGGGCGCGGCGTGGGGCTGGACGTGGTGCAGACCATGGTGCGCCAGTTGCGCGGCGCGGTGCGCATCCAGCAAGTGACGGGGCAGGGCACCCGTTTCATGCTGGAGATGCCCTTGTCGCTGTCGGTGGTGCGCAGCCTGCTGGTCGAGGTGCAGGAAGAGATCTACGCTTTCCCGCTGGCCTACGTCAACCACGCGCTGCAAGTGCGCGCCGAAGACATCGAACAGCTCGAAGGGCATCAGCATTTCCGTTTCATGGACCGCCAGATCGGGCTGGTTTCCGCGCGCCAGATCCTGCGCACGGGCGGCGCCGCGCCGGCCGCCGAAACGGTGTGCGTGGTGCTGGTGGGCGACCACGACCGGCTTTACGGCGTGGCCGTGGACCGCTACGTGGGCGAACGCACGCTGGTGGTGCAGCCCCTGGACCCGCGCCTGGGCAAGGTGCAGGACGTGATGGCGGGCGCCCTGATGGACGACGGTACGCCGCTATTGATCCTGGACGTGGAAGACATGCTGGTGTCGGTGCAGAAGCTGGTGGAAGGCGGACAGCTGAGCCGGGTGGACGGCGCGGGCGCGGCCGAACAGGCGCGGCGGCGCAAGCGCGTGCTGGTGGTGGACGACTCGCTCACGGTGCGGGAGCTGGAACGCAAGCTGCTGCTGAACCGCGGCTTCGACGTGGCCGTGGCCGTGGACGGCATGGACGGCTGGAACATGTTGCGCAGCGAGGCATTCGACCTGGTGGTGACCGACGTGGACATGCCGCGCATGGACGGCATCGAACTGGTGTCGCGCATCAAGGCCGATCCCAAGCTGCAGGGCCTGCCGGTGATGGTGGTGTCGTACAAGGACAGGGAAGAAGACAGGAGGCGCGGGCTGGACGCCGGCGCCGACTATTATCTGGCCAAGGGCAGCTTCCATGACGACGCGCTGCTCGACGCGGTGGAAGACCTGATCGGAAAGGCGCGCACGTGA
- a CDS encoding chemotaxis response regulator protein-glutamate methylesterase, with product MRVGIVNDMPMAVEVLRRAIALEPGLDLAWVATNGQEAVDLCARDRPDVVLMDLIMPIMDGVEATRRIMAETPCAIVVVTADVARHTSRVFDAMGHGALDAADTPVIGSGDMRMAAAPLLRKIRNVGWLIGRYGKRPALTPVARPMQLADAKRLLVIGASAGGPPALAQLLKGIPPEFPAGIVLVQHVDASFAAGMADWLNEQAPLPVRLVREGEWPEPGQILLAGTGDHLHMLADGTLRYTETPKESLYRPSIDVFFHSVAQHWRGLAVGVLLTGMGQDGARGLKALRERGYLTIAQDQASSAVYGMPKAAAAMQAAVEIRPLDQIAPRVIQAFA from the coding sequence GTGAGAGTCGGAATCGTCAACGACATGCCGATGGCAGTGGAAGTGCTGCGGCGCGCGATCGCGCTGGAGCCGGGGCTGGACCTCGCCTGGGTCGCGACCAACGGCCAGGAGGCCGTGGACCTGTGCGCCCGCGACCGGCCGGACGTGGTGCTGATGGACCTCATCATGCCCATCATGGACGGCGTCGAAGCCACGCGCCGCATCATGGCCGAAACGCCCTGCGCGATCGTGGTGGTGACCGCCGACGTGGCGCGCCATACCTCGCGCGTGTTCGACGCCATGGGTCACGGGGCGCTGGACGCGGCGGACACGCCAGTGATCGGCAGCGGCGACATGCGCATGGCGGCGGCGCCGCTGCTGCGCAAGATCCGCAACGTGGGTTGGCTGATCGGCCGCTACGGCAAGCGGCCCGCGCTGACGCCGGTCGCACGGCCCATGCAGCTGGCGGACGCCAAGCGGCTCCTGGTCATTGGCGCGTCGGCTGGCGGCCCGCCGGCGCTGGCGCAACTGCTGAAGGGAATCCCGCCGGAGTTCCCCGCCGGCATCGTGCTGGTACAGCACGTGGACGCCTCGTTTGCCGCGGGCATGGCGGACTGGCTCAATGAACAGGCGCCGCTGCCCGTCAGGCTGGTGCGCGAGGGCGAATGGCCCGAGCCCGGCCAGATACTGCTGGCTGGCACGGGCGATCACCTGCACATGCTGGCCGACGGTACGCTGCGTTACACCGAAACCCCCAAGGAAAGCCTGTACAGGCCTTCCATCGACGTTTTTTTCCATAGCGTGGCGCAGCACTGGCGCGGCCTGGCCGTCGGCGTGCTGCTGACGGGCATGGGCCAGGACGGCGCGCGCGGGCTGAAGGCGCTGCGCGAGCGCGGCTACCTGACGATTGCGCAGGACCAGGCCAGCAGCGCCGTCTACGGCATGCCCAAGGCCGCGGCCGCCATGCAGGCGGCCGTGGAAATCCGCCCATTGGACCAAATCGCTCCCCGCGTGATCCAGGCCTTTGCCTGA
- a CDS encoding PleD family two-component system response regulator, translating to MQPPIDSSASANLNSHAAMVLLVDDQVMVGEAIRRALATEGNIDFHYCSDPEKALTVAIQTRPTVILQDLVLPGVDGLSLVQEYRGHPVTRDIPIIVLSTKEDPAIKSAAFAAGANDYLVKLPDSIELVARIRYHSRSYLALVQRDEAYQALRQSQQQLLESNMELRRLTNSDGLTGLGNRRYFDEYLNAEWQRARRDGREISMLMIDVDHFKAYNDTYGHIAGDEALKRVANTIFASCDRSTDLAARFGGEEFALVLPGTPAGSARLAAEKLRRAVEAMQIPQKDTGDGPWLTVSIGTATAVPQGDQPCTDLIQVADRGLYQAKRQGRNRVVPGVM from the coding sequence ATGCAACCTCCCATTGACAGCTCGGCTTCGGCGAACCTGAATTCGCATGCGGCCATGGTGTTGCTCGTCGACGACCAGGTGATGGTCGGCGAGGCCATCAGACGGGCCCTGGCCACGGAGGGCAACATCGACTTCCACTATTGCTCGGACCCGGAAAAAGCGCTGACCGTGGCGATCCAGACCCGGCCCACCGTCATCCTGCAGGACCTGGTGCTGCCGGGCGTGGACGGACTGAGCCTGGTACAGGAGTACCGTGGCCATCCGGTGACGCGCGACATCCCCATCATCGTGTTGTCCACCAAGGAAGATCCGGCGATCAAGAGCGCGGCCTTTGCCGCCGGCGCCAACGACTACCTGGTCAAGCTGCCCGACTCCATTGAACTGGTGGCGCGCATCCGCTATCACTCGCGCTCGTATCTGGCGCTGGTGCAGCGCGACGAGGCCTACCAGGCCTTGCGCCAGAGCCAGCAGCAACTGCTGGAAAGCAATATGGAGCTGCGCCGGCTGACCAATTCCGACGGCCTGACGGGCCTGGGCAACCGCCGTTATTTCGACGAGTACCTGAATGCGGAATGGCAGCGCGCGCGCCGCGACGGCCGCGAAATCAGCATGCTCATGATCGACGTGGACCACTTCAAGGCCTACAACGACACCTATGGCCACATCGCTGGCGACGAGGCGCTCAAGCGGGTGGCCAACACCATCTTCGCCAGTTGCGACCGGTCCACCGACCTGGCGGCGCGATTCGGCGGCGAAGAGTTCGCGCTGGTGCTGCCGGGCACGCCGGCCGGCAGCGCGCGGCTGGCCGCCGAGAAGCTGCGCCGCGCCGTGGAGGCCATGCAGATTCCGCAGAAGGACACGGGTGATGGCCCCTGGCTGACGGTCAGCATAGGCACGGCCACGGCGGTGCCTCAGGGCGACCAGCCTTGCACCGACCTGATCCAGGTGGCCGACCGCGGCCTCTATCAAGCCAAGCGGCAGGGCCGCAACCGCGTCGTTCCCGGCGTGATGTAG